A DNA window from Streptococcus sp. LPB0220 contains the following coding sequences:
- a CDS encoding LacI family DNA-binding transcriptional regulator, with amino-acid sequence MATIKDIAEKAGVSQATVSRVLNQDASLSVGENTRNRILRIAEDLHYQKKSRKTAPQPVEDFHKIVIFEWYRREEELDDLYYYAIRMGLEKQAQELGYEIFRIFNNDDWSLIQEADGIIALGKFSPKTIRDLESYGKPLIFVDSNTLYLGHSCVTTDLEDSVITALKHFLEHGHKEIGLLVGQEETADATPLQMDPRQRTFQQYLTEKGLYEERFVSVGQFSTESGYQMMEQLIQALGDDLPTAFFMASDALAVGALRSLQEHQIAVPDRVSLISFNDTSIAKYVFPALSTVTVYTEEMGKQAIQMLRQTFQVSQPSVPYMVKLATKLTIRDSSR; translated from the coding sequence ATGGCAACGATTAAAGACATTGCAGAAAAAGCAGGCGTTTCTCAGGCAACGGTATCTCGCGTCCTCAACCAGGATGCGAGCTTATCGGTCGGCGAAAACACGCGCAATCGGATTCTTCGCATCGCTGAGGACCTGCATTACCAAAAGAAGAGCCGAAAAACAGCGCCTCAACCAGTTGAGGATTTTCATAAAATCGTCATTTTTGAATGGTACAGGCGCGAAGAAGAATTAGATGACCTCTACTACTATGCCATTCGGATGGGGTTAGAAAAACAAGCCCAGGAATTAGGCTATGAGATCTTTCGTATCTTTAATAATGACGATTGGTCCTTGATTCAAGAAGCAGACGGCATTATCGCTCTTGGGAAATTCAGTCCCAAGACCATTCGAGATCTAGAAAGCTATGGCAAACCCCTGATCTTTGTCGATAGCAATACCCTCTATTTAGGGCATTCCTGTGTGACGACCGATCTAGAAGATTCTGTCATCACCGCTCTCAAGCATTTCCTTGAGCATGGTCACAAGGAGATTGGGCTCTTGGTCGGGCAGGAAGAGACAGCAGATGCGACACCACTTCAGATGGATCCCCGTCAACGGACCTTTCAACAGTATCTCACGGAGAAAGGACTTTATGAGGAGCGCTTTGTCTCTGTTGGTCAATTTTCAACTGAGTCAGGTTATCAGATGATGGAGCAACTGATTCAAGCATTGGGCGACGACTTGCCAACTGCCTTTTTCATGGCCAGTGATGCCTTGGCTGTCGGGGCTCTGCGGTCCCTTCAGGAGCACCAAATCGCAGTTCCTGATCGCGTCAGTCTCATTTCCTTCAATGATACTTCCATCGCCAAGTATGTCTTTCCTGCCCTCTCTACAGTGACCGTCTACACAGAAGAAATGGGCAAGCAAGCCATTCAGATGTTGCGTCAGACCTTTCAGGTATCTCAACCAAGTGTTCCCTATATGGTTAAATTAGCCACCAAACTGACGATTCGAGATAGCAGTCGTTAG
- the birA gene encoding bifunctional biotin--[acetyl-CoA-carboxylase] ligase/biotin operon repressor BirA yields the protein MKTHEILFQTLSQADDYVNGEQLAKELGVSRTSIWKAIQRLEKDGVVIESLKKKGYKLVSGDILLPDVIAKNTQLTVSLNEQCSSTQLDAKLGIESHQEGKALYLANSQAAGKGRFGRDYYCPDQGGIYMSLHLKPQLPPAELPPYTLMVAGAIFKAIKNLTLIDIDIKWVNDIYYRHKKIGGILTEAITSIETGLVTDVIIGVGLNLAIPTFPEELESKAGSLFEGPCPITRNDLISEIWKEFFQTDVDELVYLYKERSLVLGRTVTFDQNQQTYQGLAKDISDTGQLLVQLDNQEEIWLNSGEISLTKW from the coding sequence ATGAAAACACACGAAATCCTCTTTCAAACCCTTTCTCAGGCAGATGATTATGTCAACGGGGAGCAGCTGGCAAAAGAACTAGGTGTTTCCCGCACCTCTATCTGGAAGGCTATCCAACGGCTAGAAAAAGATGGGGTCGTTATCGAATCCCTCAAAAAGAAGGGCTACAAACTGGTCTCAGGCGATATTCTGCTACCTGATGTGATCGCAAAAAATACCCAATTGACCGTTTCCTTAAACGAACAATGTAGCTCCACCCAATTGGACGCCAAATTAGGCATAGAAAGCCATCAAGAAGGCAAGGCCCTCTACCTAGCTAATTCGCAGGCTGCTGGAAAAGGTCGCTTTGGTCGTGACTACTACTGTCCCGATCAAGGGGGCATCTACATGTCCCTTCATCTCAAGCCTCAACTGCCCCCTGCGGAGCTCCCCCCTTATACCCTCATGGTCGCTGGAGCCATCTTCAAGGCTATTAAAAACCTGACCCTGATCGATATCGATATCAAGTGGGTCAACGATATTTACTACCGCCATAAAAAAATTGGGGGAATCCTCACCGAAGCTATCACCTCGATTGAGACTGGTCTCGTCACGGATGTCATTATCGGAGTCGGTCTCAATTTAGCCATTCCTACTTTCCCAGAAGAGCTAGAAAGTAAGGCAGGTTCCTTATTTGAAGGGCCTTGTCCCATCACCCGCAATGACCTCATCAGTGAGATCTGGAAGGAATTCTTCCAAACAGATGTCGATGAACTGGTCTACCTCTACAAAGAGCGCTCCCTGGTCCTAGGACGAACCGTTACTTTTGATCAGAACCAACAGACCTATCAAGGCCTCGCCAAAGATATCTCTGATACCGGCCAACTCTTGGTCCAATTAGACAATCAGGAAGAAATCTGGCTCAATAGCGGAGAAATCTCTTTGACGAAATGGTGA
- a CDS encoding N-acetylmuramoyl-L-alanine amidase family protein: MKKITKLLLGGALVILLLALPSQVKADWHQDNIGWWYSTNNGSYYKDTLAYIDNNIYRFDERGYMITGWYLEEHRNTNGSLYKEWSYFDPVSGARLEGWQQIDGKWYYFNSGWMAQGKQNIDGKDYYFDLVNGDMKTGWISTPGLNGTDWSYYDPVSGARLKGWQQIDGKWYYFIDYSTYNYALKGFNKIDGKEYYFDPVNADMKTGWISTPGLNGTDWSYYDPVSGARLKGWQQIDGKWYYFIDYSTYNYALKGFNKIDGKEYYFDPVNADMKTGWISQQVDVKKWYYYDPKSGERLLGWQDIDGKKYYLTSEGAYCGYTYTIDGKEYYFDPVTCELITGWFEYNGTKRYADPNDGGALALNKTLIINGVSYSFSDNGALITNKP; the protein is encoded by the coding sequence ATGAAAAAAATAACTAAGCTTTTGTTAGGTGGTGCATTAGTAATATTGCTTTTAGCTCTACCATCTCAAGTTAAGGCTGATTGGCATCAAGATAATATTGGTTGGTGGTATTCAACAAATAATGGATCTTATTATAAAGATACATTAGCTTATATTGACAACAATATTTATAGATTTGATGAAAGAGGTTATATGATAACCGGCTGGTATTTAGAGGAGCATAGGAATACTAATGGTAGTCTATACAAAGAATGGTCTTATTTTGATCCAGTGAGTGGAGCCCGATTAGAGGGGTGGCAACAGATAGATGGAAAATGGTATTATTTTAATTCAGGTTGGATGGCTCAAGGTAAGCAAAATATTGATGGAAAAGATTATTATTTTGACCTAGTTAATGGTGATATGAAAACAGGTTGGATATCTACGCCAGGACTTAATGGTACAGATTGGTCTTATTACGATCCTGTAAGTGGAGCCCGATTAAAGGGGTGGCAACAGATAGATGGTAAATGGTATTACTTTATAGACTATTCTACTTATAATTATGCATTAAAAGGTTTCAATAAGATAGATGGAAAAGAATATTATTTCGACCCAGTTAATGCCGATATGAAGACAGGTTGGATATCTACGCCAGGACTTAATGGTACAGATTGGTCTTATTACGATCCTGTAAGTGGAGCCCGATTAAAGGGGTGGCAACAGATAGATGGTAAATGGTATTACTTTATAGACTATTCTACTTATAATTATGCATTAAAAGGTTTCAATAAGATAGATGGAAAAGAATATTATTTCGACCCAGTTAATGCCGATATGAAGACAGGTTGGATATCCCAACAAGTTGATGTTAAAAAATGGTATTATTATGATCCAAAAAGTGGAGAACGACTGTTAGGTTGGCAAGACATAGATGGGAAGAAGTATTACCTTACATCAGAAGGGGCATATTGTGGTTATACTTATACTATAGATGGAAAAGAATATTATTTCGATCCAGTTACTTGTGAATTAATAACAGGATGGTTTGAATATAACGGAACAAAACGTTATGCAGACCCAAATGATGGTGGAGCACTTGCATTAAATAAAACTTTAATAATAAACGGTGTTTCATACTCTTTCTCTGATAATGGGGCACTTATTACTAATAAGCCTTAA
- a CDS encoding N-acetylmuramoyl-L-alanine amidase family protein produces MKKTTKFLLGGSLVILFLTPVSQVKADWHQDNVGWWYSLNDGSYYKNTEAKINEKWYKFDDRGYMMTGWQLIWERNDSNYGIIKNWSYFDPVNGDKKLGWQNIDGKWYYLTKDGALMGDQNIDGKKYYFDPVNGDMKTGWRSEQQNSNTIWNYFDPESGAKVEGWKNIDGKWYYFPKYYHAVTGFWSIDGKDYYFDPINCDMQTGWVSKQYHYGTEKLYFDPVSGAKVEGWQEIDGKKYYFGWNGALRNHRKIDGKDYYFDPDTCELKIGWFEALGNKYYADPNDGGALASNKTLIIDGISYTFDYNCILINNAP; encoded by the coding sequence ATGAAAAAAACAACTAAGTTTTTGCTAGGTGGTTCATTAGTAATATTGTTTTTAACTCCAGTATCTCAAGTTAAGGCTGATTGGCATCAAGATAATGTTGGTTGGTGGTATTCACTAAACGATGGTTCTTATTATAAAAACACGGAAGCTAAGATTAACGAGAAGTGGTATAAATTTGATGATAGAGGCTATATGATGACCGGCTGGCAGCTAATATGGGAGCGTAATGATAGTAATTATGGGATTATCAAAAACTGGTCTTATTTTGATCCAGTAAATGGTGATAAAAAACTGGGCTGGCAAAATATAGATGGAAAGTGGTATTATCTTACTAAAGACGGGGCACTTATGGGTGATCAAAACATAGATGGGAAAAAATATTATTTTGATCCTGTTAATGGTGATATGAAAACGGGTTGGCGATCCGAACAACAAAATTCAAATACAATTTGGAATTATTTTGACCCTGAAAGTGGAGCCAAAGTAGAAGGTTGGAAAAATATAGATGGTAAATGGTATTACTTTCCTAAATATTACCATGCAGTAACTGGTTTCTGGAGTATAGATGGAAAAGATTATTATTTCGACCCGATTAATTGTGATATGCAAACAGGATGGGTATCTAAACAATACCATTATGGGACAGAAAAGTTGTATTTCGACCCTGTAAGTGGAGCCAAAGTAGAAGGTTGGCAAGAAATAGATGGGAAAAAGTATTACTTTGGTTGGAATGGGGCATTGAGAAATCATAGAAAAATAGATGGAAAAGATTATTATTTTGATCCAGATACTTGTGAATTGAAGATAGGCTGGTTTGAGGCGTTGGGAAACAAATATTATGCAGATCCTAACGATGGTGGGGCACTTGCATCAAATAAAACTTTAATTATAGATGGTATTTCATACACATTCGATTACAATTGCATTCTTATCAATAATGCGCCTTAA
- a CDS encoding ABC transporter permease yields the protein MKIAWNEMKYQPKKFILIELLITILMFMVVFLSGLTNGLGRSVSAQIDNYGSLHYILSTDSEGIIPFSTITAKDVDEVQKIEGVDYSGLSIQRATVSKSEDSNTLDITYFATDHNEKEILNPIMEDTDLKISDLKKNEVILDSSFKEDEGIQVGDQVIDKTSKQKLKVVAFAKNAKYGYSEIGFISSETYTGMRQKTDPSYQWQAQTLVTKKNIPSSDLASNLMVADKKQVIDKIPGYKAQNLTLRMITWVLLLASSAILGVFFYILTLQKLKQFGVLKAIGMSMSQITYVQLSQLTIISLIGVLLGLGLATIMAPFLPNSVPSFMTLKDNLTISVSFILTSILCGALSLVKIKKVDPIEVIGGNGE from the coding sequence ATGAAAATCGCATGGAATGAAATGAAATACCAACCCAAGAAGTTTATCCTGATTGAACTCCTCATTACCATCCTCATGTTTATGGTGGTATTCTTGTCCGGTCTGACAAATGGACTGGGCCGGTCGGTATCGGCCCAAATCGATAACTATGGGTCGCTACATTACATCCTTTCAACAGATTCAGAAGGGATTATCCCCTTTTCAACTATTACGGCGAAAGATGTAGATGAGGTCCAAAAGATAGAGGGGGTGGACTATTCTGGCTTGTCCATCCAGCGGGCAACCGTCTCAAAATCAGAGGATTCCAACACTCTGGATATCACCTACTTCGCAACCGATCACAATGAAAAAGAGATCCTCAATCCAATCATGGAAGATACAGACCTCAAGATCTCCGACTTAAAGAAAAACGAGGTCATTTTGGACAGTTCTTTCAAAGAGGATGAGGGGATCCAAGTCGGTGATCAAGTGATCGATAAAACCTCTAAGCAAAAACTCAAGGTCGTGGCCTTCGCGAAAAATGCCAAATACGGCTACAGCGAGATTGGCTTTATCAGCTCTGAAACCTACACAGGTATGCGGCAAAAAACAGATCCAAGCTATCAATGGCAAGCCCAAACCCTAGTGACTAAGAAAAACATCCCTTCTAGCGATCTAGCCAGCAACTTAATGGTGGCGGATAAGAAGCAGGTGATCGATAAAATCCCTGGCTACAAGGCTCAAAATCTGACGCTACGGATGATCACGTGGGTGCTCTTACTCGCTTCTTCTGCTATCCTTGGGGTTTTCTTCTATATCCTCACCCTGCAGAAGTTGAAACAGTTCGGCGTCTTGAAGGCCATTGGCATGTCCATGAGCCAGATTACCTATGTCCAACTATCCCAGCTCACCATTATCTCCCTCATCGGAGTGCTGCTGGGACTTGGCTTGGCAACCATAATGGCGCCATTTTTACCCAATAGCGTCCCTTCCTTTATGACCCTGAAAGACAACCTCACCATCTCGGTTAGCTTTATCCTAACTTCTATTTTGTGTGGTGCCTTGTCCCTTGTCAAAATAAAAAAAGTAGATCCAATCGAAGTCATTGGTGGAAATGGAGAATAA
- a CDS encoding ABC transporter ATP-binding protein: MAIIALENIRKSYADGSQMHHVLNQLNLNVEPNEFVAILGPSGSGKSTLLAIAGLLLSADEGRISIVGQDLTGLNQGQWTQKRLELLGFIFQDHQLLSYMKIGDQLELVAKLKGEKDKKKRQEEVKALLADLGIEACYHQYPNQMSGGQKQRAAIARAFIGNPQVILADEPTASLDPDRGQEIAQLIQKEVKSKNKSAIMVTHDRSILTYVDTIYELKHGQLLKVEKVD; this comes from the coding sequence ATGGCCATTATTGCATTAGAAAATATCAGAAAATCCTACGCCGATGGTAGCCAGATGCACCATGTCCTAAACCAGCTGAATTTAAACGTCGAACCCAACGAATTTGTCGCGATCTTGGGCCCTTCAGGATCCGGTAAATCCACTCTCTTAGCTATCGCTGGTTTGCTTTTATCAGCGGACGAGGGGCGGATTTCTATCGTTGGCCAAGACTTGACCGGCCTCAACCAAGGCCAGTGGACGCAAAAACGGCTGGAATTGCTCGGCTTTATCTTTCAAGATCACCAGCTCCTCTCCTATATGAAAATCGGTGACCAGTTAGAACTGGTGGCCAAATTAAAAGGGGAGAAGGACAAGAAAAAACGCCAAGAGGAAGTCAAAGCCTTGTTGGCAGATCTAGGCATCGAAGCTTGTTACCACCAATACCCGAATCAGATGTCCGGTGGGCAAAAACAACGGGCAGCCATCGCTCGGGCCTTCATCGGAAATCCACAGGTCATTTTAGCCGATGAACCAACGGCTAGCCTAGACCCAGATCGAGGGCAAGAAATCGCCCAGTTGATCCAGAAAGAAGTCAAATCCAAAAACAAGAGCGCCATCATGGTGACCCATGACCGCTCCATCCTGACCTATGTGGATACCATTTATGAATTAAAACATGGCCAACTGCTAAAGGTAGAAAAGGTTGATTAA
- a CDS encoding sensor histidine kinase, producing the protein MTKRSIFAKIFLITFALFSGLVILLHASVYFIFPSTYIESQRQTILKKSQALAKSFQGQEEGTIESVIDLYSKTNDIKVSIKGKEKQNALEVKDDLLLNPDSQNNSLVIEERKIQTKEGKDLTLQFLATVDSQKEARDISLGFLPYSLLASFVLSVIASYLYARLISAPILEIKQMTKRMKRLDRTASLPIHSQDEIGVLKQQINDLYHHLLEVIDNLEQQKQENLRLEQMKVEFLRGASHELKTPLASLKIILENMRDKIGRYKDRDRYLSVSLDIVDEMNQIVLEILSLSSFQELAGDKEWIQLDQVVEQILDQYKVLAQSRSLTIDNQIPAKPVYMDPAILKLVLSNVISNAVKHSDAGGEIQLRLEGEGTNLAVENTSQEMVETAELPMTASRQKKEGGLGLFVVQHLLDHEELAYQFDKTAMGLRFRMELPKDPQE; encoded by the coding sequence ATGACCAAACGGAGTATCTTTGCAAAGATCTTTCTGATCACCTTTGCCCTATTTAGTGGCTTAGTCATCCTTCTACATGCTTCGGTTTACTTTATTTTCCCGTCGACCTATATCGAGTCCCAGCGCCAGACGATTTTGAAGAAATCGCAGGCCCTGGCCAAGAGTTTCCAAGGGCAGGAAGAAGGAACCATTGAGTCGGTCATCGACCTTTATTCCAAGACCAATGATATCAAGGTCTCGATCAAGGGCAAGGAAAAACAGAATGCCCTAGAGGTCAAGGATGACCTGCTCCTGAACCCTGATAGCCAGAACAATTCCCTGGTCATTGAAGAGCGAAAAATCCAGACCAAAGAGGGAAAGGACTTGACCTTGCAATTCTTAGCGACCGTCGATTCGCAAAAGGAAGCGCGGGACATCAGTCTGGGCTTTCTTCCCTATAGTCTTCTTGCTTCCTTTGTCCTGTCAGTGATTGCTTCCTATCTCTATGCCCGCCTGATTTCTGCTCCGATCCTGGAGATCAAGCAGATGACCAAGCGGATGAAGCGCTTGGATCGGACAGCCAGTCTTCCCATTCATTCGCAGGATGAGATTGGCGTCCTCAAGCAACAGATCAACGATCTCTATCACCATCTCCTAGAAGTGATCGACAATCTAGAACAGCAAAAACAGGAAAATCTGAGGTTGGAGCAGATGAAGGTTGAATTCCTACGGGGAGCCTCGCATGAGCTCAAGACGCCGCTAGCCAGCTTGAAGATTATCCTTGAAAATATGCGGGATAAGATCGGCCGCTACAAGGACCGGGACCGCTATCTGTCGGTCTCCCTCGATATCGTCGATGAGATGAACCAGATCGTCCTAGAAATCCTGTCTCTCTCCTCTTTCCAAGAATTGGCCGGAGATAAGGAGTGGATCCAGTTGGATCAGGTCGTAGAGCAGATCCTCGACCAGTATAAGGTCTTGGCTCAATCTCGCTCGCTCACGATTGACAATCAGATCCCAGCCAAACCAGTCTATATGGACCCAGCGATTCTGAAATTGGTCCTCTCAAATGTCATCAGTAATGCCGTCAAGCATTCGGATGCCGGAGGAGAGATCCAGCTCCGACTCGAAGGGGAAGGGACGAACTTGGCTGTTGAAAATACCAGCCAGGAAATGGTAGAGACCGCTGAGCTGCCAATGACCGCTAGCCGTCAGAAGAAGGAAGGCGGCTTGGGACTCTTTGTGGTCCAACACTTGCTAGACCATGAAGAACTGGCCTACCAATTTGATAAAACAGCTATGGGCTTGCGCTTCCGTATGGAACTGCCCAAAGATCCACAAGAATAA
- a CDS encoding response regulator transcription factor: MKILIVEDEVLIREGMSDYLMECGYEIFEAGDGQEALDLFHREAPDLVLLDIQLPILNGLEVLKTIRKTSSVPVLMLTAFHDEDYKLTAFGELADGYLEKPFSLSLLKVRIEAIFKKLQPSRVFTYGEARVDFESYTASLAGQAISMNAKELEILEYLLQHEGKARTRSQILDAVWKETEEIPFDRVIDVYIKELRKKLELDCIVTVRNVGYKLERP; this comes from the coding sequence ATGAAGATACTAATCGTAGAAGATGAAGTCCTGATTCGCGAAGGGATGAGCGACTATCTCATGGAATGTGGCTATGAGATCTTTGAAGCAGGCGATGGGCAGGAGGCCCTAGACCTCTTTCACAGAGAAGCGCCAGATCTGGTCTTGCTGGATATCCAGCTCCCTATCCTCAATGGCTTGGAGGTCCTTAAGACCATCCGGAAGACCAGCTCGGTCCCTGTCCTCATGCTGACGGCCTTCCATGACGAAGACTATAAGTTGACGGCCTTTGGAGAGTTGGCGGACGGCTACCTGGAAAAACCCTTTTCCTTGTCCCTCTTGAAGGTCCGTATCGAAGCTATTTTTAAAAAGCTCCAGCCTTCCCGGGTCTTCACCTATGGAGAGGCACGGGTGGATTTTGAGAGCTATACAGCCAGTCTAGCTGGGCAAGCCATCTCCATGAATGCCAAGGAGTTGGAAATCTTGGAATACTTGCTCCAGCATGAAGGCAAGGCCCGGACCCGCTCTCAGATCCTCGATGCCGTCTGGAAGGAGACGGAGGAGATTCCTTTTGACCGGGTGATCGATGTCTATATCAAGGAACTACGAAAAAAACTAGAGCTGGACTGTATCGTAACGGTACGCAATGTCGGCTATAAATTGGAGAGACCATGA
- a CDS encoding ABC transporter permease — MLRNAFAYITRKWPKSLLLFAIILLMGTLSLIGLSMKGATQKASSESLGSITNSFSMQINRRTNPGTPRGAGNLRGEDIEKISQVEGITSSIKRINAIADILDHEIIETEETLQNQSPERAKYFKNTLMVTGVNDSSKEDKFVSGAYKLVQGEHLTDKDKNQILMHEDLAKKNGLKVGDKVRLKSNLYDADNEKGANETVEVTIKGLFSGKNQAPLTYAQELYEDTLISDLDTAAKLYGNTVQTATYEDATFFAKGDQDLDALIEKIKALDIDWNLYDLVKSSSNYPALQKSISSMFQVADYLFIGSLVFASLLLTLLLVLWLNARRREVGILLALGLSKVQIAGQFVAELVMISIPAFLLSYGVAGLLAKAVGDTVLKNVTSGIAKQMAQESSAANLGGGAEAESFSKTLTDLHMDIQPSQLLVIVLVGGLLLILVSILSSQWLLHKKPKDLLVDVE; from the coding sequence ATGTTGCGCAATGCTTTTGCTTATATCACACGGAAATGGCCCAAGTCTCTCCTGCTCTTTGCCATCATTCTCCTCATGGGGACCTTGAGCTTGATCGGACTCTCCATGAAGGGGGCAACCCAAAAAGCTTCATCGGAAAGCCTGGGATCCATCACCAATAGCTTCTCCATGCAGATCAACCGCAGGACCAATCCGGGAACCCCTCGGGGAGCTGGGAATCTCAGAGGAGAAGATATCGAAAAAATCAGCCAGGTAGAGGGGATCACCTCCTCTATCAAGCGGATCAATGCCATCGCAGATATCCTAGATCACGAGATCATTGAGACTGAAGAAACCCTGCAAAATCAATCTCCAGAGCGGGCCAAATACTTCAAGAACACCTTGATGGTGACGGGGGTCAATGACTCTTCAAAAGAAGATAAATTTGTCTCTGGAGCCTACAAGCTGGTCCAAGGGGAGCACCTGACGGATAAGGATAAAAACCAAATCCTCATGCACGAAGATTTGGCGAAAAAGAATGGCCTCAAGGTGGGCGATAAGGTGCGTCTCAAGTCCAATCTCTATGATGCTGACAATGAAAAAGGGGCCAATGAAACCGTCGAAGTGACCATTAAGGGTCTGTTCTCAGGGAAGAACCAAGCTCCTCTGACTTACGCCCAAGAGTTGTATGAAGATACGCTCATTTCTGACCTAGATACAGCTGCCAAGCTCTATGGCAATACTGTTCAAACAGCTACCTATGAGGATGCGACCTTCTTTGCCAAGGGGGATCAGGACCTGGATGCCTTGATCGAAAAAATCAAAGCACTCGACATTGACTGGAACCTCTATGACTTGGTTAAGAGCTCTTCCAACTACCCGGCCTTGCAAAAATCGATCAGCAGCATGTTCCAAGTGGCGGACTACTTGTTTATCGGTAGCCTCGTCTTTGCTAGCTTGCTTCTCACCCTTCTCCTCGTCTTGTGGCTCAATGCCCGTCGCAGAGAAGTGGGAATCTTATTGGCTCTAGGACTCTCTAAGGTACAGATTGCGGGACAATTCGTAGCAGAATTGGTCATGATTTCCATCCCAGCCTTCCTCCTTTCCTATGGAGTTGCAGGACTTCTTGCCAAAGCTGTGGGAGATACGGTGCTTAAGAACGTAACCAGTGGCATTGCCAAACAAATGGCTCAAGAATCCTCTGCAGCCAACCTTGGTGGTGGAGCTGAGGCAGAAAGCTTCAGTAAGACCCTGACAGACCTCCATATGGACATCCAACCGAGCCAATTGCTGGTGATTGTTTTGGTTGGCGGCCTCCTCTTGATTCTGGTATCCATCCTTTCTTCTCAATGGCTCTTGCATAAGAAACCAAAAGATCTCTTGGTGGATGTCGAATAA
- a CDS encoding ABC transporter ATP-binding protein has translation MLMLELKHVSYSYQSYQEEIFSDVNYQFANGTFYSIIGQSGAGKSTLLSLLAGLDNPKKGQVLFDGEDIQTKGSSYHRKHHVSLVFQNYNLIDYLTPLENVRLVNKQAGKDILLELGLDETQIKRNVLQLSGGQQQRVAIARALVSEAPVILADEPTGNLDEQTAGDIIAILKKLAKERQKCVIVVTHSKEVAEASDVVLELSRRSLVEKSK, from the coding sequence ATACTTATGTTAGAACTCAAACATGTATCCTATAGTTACCAAAGCTACCAAGAAGAGATCTTCTCAGACGTGAACTATCAGTTCGCAAATGGGACATTTTACAGCATTATCGGTCAGTCTGGAGCAGGGAAATCGACCCTCCTCTCCCTCTTGGCTGGTCTGGACAATCCCAAGAAGGGACAGGTTCTCTTTGATGGGGAGGACATCCAGACCAAAGGGTCTAGCTACCACCGCAAGCACCATGTCTCCCTGGTCTTTCAGAATTACAATCTGATTGATTATTTGACGCCACTTGAAAATGTCCGCCTGGTCAACAAACAAGCTGGGAAAGACATTCTCTTGGAATTGGGATTGGACGAAACGCAAATCAAACGCAATGTCCTGCAATTATCTGGAGGGCAGCAACAGCGGGTAGCCATTGCGCGTGCGCTCGTTTCAGAAGCACCTGTCATCTTGGCGGATGAGCCGACTGGAAACCTTGACGAACAGACAGCTGGTGACATCATTGCCATTTTGAAGAAGTTGGCCAAGGAACGCCAAAAATGTGTCATCGTCGTCACCCACAGTAAGGAAGTGGCAGAGGCCTCCGATGTGGTCTTGGAATTGAGTCGCCGTAGCCTCGTTGAGAAGAGCAAGTAA